TCGGCGGTTCTGACCACTGTTTTCTTGACGAGGAATATCGCCGGCTTCATCGATGTACTGAAACGGGGGACTCAGAGGATTGCCGCAGGGGATCTCGACTACAGGCTCGAGACGATGGGTCATGATGAATTGGGAAAACTGGGGGAGGCGTTTAACAATATGTCGGCGCGGCTGCAGGATATCACCGTGTCGAAAGAGAGGCTGCAGCAGGAAGTCGAGGTCCGCAGGCTCGCCGAAGAGGCGCTGCGCGAGGCGCGGGACGAGATGGAGCGTCGCGTCGAAGAGCGGACTATGGAGGCGCGGCGGCAAGCGGATCTGATCGATCTGTCCCACGAGGCGATTATCGTGCGAGATCTCGAAAGCAGGGCCGTGTTCTGGAATAAGGGAGCGGAAGAAGCGTACGGCTGGACCAGGGAGGAAGCCCTCGGGCAGGTCACCCACGTCCTTCTCAACACAAAATGGCCCCTGACCTTTGAAGAACATATGGCCGATTTGACACGGGAGGGCCGGTGGGAAGGAGTGATCGTTCACACGAGAAAGGACGGCTCCACTCTTATCGAGCTGAGCAGGCAGGTACTCCGGAGAGAGTCGGATATTCCTTCATCAATCCTGGAGATAAATATCGACATTACGGACCGCATAACGGCTGAAGAGGAGACGAGGAAGCATGCGGCCCAGCTGGAGGCGAGCAACCGGGAGCTCCAGGACTTCGCCTTTGTGGCATCCCACGACCTGCAGGAGCCGCTCCGGAAGATCAGGGCCTTCGGGGACCAGTTGAGAATAAGCTGTGGGGAGCGGCTCGATGCCGAAGAGATCGACTACCTCGAGAGAATGCAGAATGCGGCTTTCCGCATGGAGGGCCTTATCCGCGCCCTGCTCAATTACTCGCGGGTCACCACCAAGGCAAAACCGTTTTCACCCACCGATCTTACCCAGGTAGCGCATGCGGCACTGGCCGACCTCGTGGAGCGGGTACGGGAAACGGCAGGCACCGTGGAAGTGGACCCTCTGGGGACCATAGATGCCGATTCCACTCAGATGGGTCAGCTCTTTCAGAACCTAATCGGCAATGCCCTCAAATTTCACGGCAAGGAAAGACCGGCGGTGAGAGTATATGGGATGCCCCAGGATGGGAGCGGCGGGAAGAAGCGAGGGCGGGCGCGCTCGTACACGATCTTTGTCGAAGATAACGGGATAGGCTTCGATGAGAAATACCTGGACCGTATCTTTGCGCCTTTTCAGAGGCTGCACGGACGGACCGCCTATGAAGGGACCGGCATCGGCCTGGCCATATGCCGCAAAATTGTAGACCGCCACGGCGGGACAATAACCGCCAAGAGCATACCCGGAAAGGGATCGACCTTTATGGTGACCCTTCCCGTGAAACAACCCAAAGGAGGGAAGGAATGAGCGACAGCGTCTGTAAGCCCATCACCATTCTTATGGCCGATGACGATGGGGATGACTGCTTTCTGGTCAGCAAAGCCTTTAAAGCGAGCAAGCTCTGTAACGACCTCAGGTTCGTGAACGACGGCGAGGAGCTGATGGATTATCTTTATAGAAGGAATAAATATGAGGCGGAAGGGGAGTCACCCCGGCCGGGACTGATCCTGCTCGATCTGAACATGCCGAAAAAGGACGGACGGGAGGCGTTGAAGGAGATCAAGAACGATCCGGCGCTCATGGGAATACCCGTGGTGGTGCTGACCACGTCAAAAGACGAGGAAGACGTGCTGAGGAGCTATAACCTCGGCGCCAATTCATTTATCACCAAACCGGTGACATTCGACGGTCTGGTGGAAGTGGTCAAATCTCTTGGAAAATACTGGTTTGAGATCGTGGAGCTCCCGGGTATCACACGGGGCAGATAAATAAGAGAGGTGAGGAGCATGAAAAGCCGGCAGGTGAGGGTCCTCCTTATCGAAGACGATGAAGACGATTATATTCTCGTAAAGGGTTTGCTCTCCAAGGTCGTCTCTACCAAATATCATATCGAATGGGTCCGCACCTATGAGGACGCATTGAAGGCGATTGACGGAGATCGTCACGATGTCTTTCTCCTCGACTATTATCTCGGCGACCACAACGGGCTTGAGCTTTTGAGAGAGATAAACCGGAGAGGCTTGAGCACGCCCGTAATTTTCCTGACCGGTTTCGGTGATTATGAGATGGACGTCGAGGCCATGCACGCGGGGGCATCGGACTATCTGGTCAAGGGACAGATCAACGGACCCCTCCTCGAGCGCTCCATCCGCTATACGATTACCCAAAAGATCACGGAAGAAAAACTCCGTCACGCGCAGAAGATGGAGGCAATCGGCACCCTCGCGGGCGGCATTGCCCATGACTTCAATAATATTCTCGCCGGCATCATCGGTTTTACCGAGATGGTCCTCGAAGATACGGCCGACGGGGACCCCTCCCGCAAGAAATTGGAGCTCGTCATGAAAAGCGCCTTCAGGGGACGGGACCTGGTGAAACAGATACTTGCCTTCAGCCGGAAAACCGAATACAAGAGAGAGCCCGTCTCCCTCTCTCAAATGATCACCGAAACGATAAACCTCCTGAGGGCTTCTTTCCCGGCAATGATCGAGATTGAGGTGCTAATAAAAGTGAAGGCCGACGCGGTCTTCGCGAGCCCTTCGGAGATCCAGCAGGTCATAATGAACCTCTGTACCAATGCCGCCCATGCAATGCGGGAAAGCGGCGGGACCCTCACCCTCTCCCTCGATGAGAGAGAGGGTGTACCCGTCCCGGGTCTTACGGCAGGCTCCTATGCAGAGGTGACGGTGAGTGACACGGGCACGGGCATGGACCCGGAGGTGATGGCGAGGATATTCGAGCCTTTTTTCACCACAAAGAAGACAGGACAGGGCACAGGCATGGGGCTCGCCGTGGTTTACGGGATTATAAAGGCCATGGAGGGGGATATTACCGTGG
This region of Syntrophorhabdaceae bacterium genomic DNA includes:
- a CDS encoding ATP-binding protein gives rise to the protein FDILVKGTQDGRRDTKGGVSPYDELNEGVAAQLMAHSEMMVNDASELGRASAHRMDVVRLRSFLLVLASASLLILSAVLTTVFLTRNIAGFIDVLKRGTQRIAAGDLDYRLETMGHDELGKLGEAFNNMSARLQDITVSKERLQQEVEVRRLAEEALREARDEMERRVEERTMEARRQADLIDLSHEAIIVRDLESRAVFWNKGAEEAYGWTREEALGQVTHVLLNTKWPLTFEEHMADLTREGRWEGVIVHTRKDGSTLIELSRQVLRRESDIPSSILEINIDITDRITAEEETRKHAAQLEASNRELQDFAFVASHDLQEPLRKIRAFGDQLRISCGERLDAEEIDYLERMQNAAFRMEGLIRALLNYSRVTTKAKPFSPTDLTQVAHAALADLVERVRETAGTVEVDPLGTIDADSTQMGQLFQNLIGNALKFHGKERPAVRVYGMPQDGSGGKKRGRARSYTIFVEDNGIGFDEKYLDRIFAPFQRLHGRTAYEGTGIGLAICRKIVDRHGGTITAKSIPGKGSTFMVTLPVKQPKGGKE
- a CDS encoding response regulator, which translates into the protein MKSRQVRVLLIEDDEDDYILVKGLLSKVVSTKYHIEWVRTYEDALKAIDGDRHDVFLLDYYLGDHNGLELLREINRRGLSTPVIFLTGFGDYEMDVEAMHAGASDYLVKGQINGPLLERSIRYTITQKITEEKLRHAQKMEAIGTLAGGIAHDFNNILAGIIGFTEMVLEDTADGDPSRKKLELVMKSAFRGRDLVKQILAFSRKTEYKREPVSLSQMITETINLLRASFPAMIEIEVLIKVKADAVFASPSEIQQVIMNLCTNAAHAMRESGGTLTLSLDEREGVPVPGLTAGSYAEVTVSDTGTGMDPEVMARIFEPFFTTKKTGQGTGMGLAVVYGIIKAMEGDITVESTPGAGSAFHVFFPKLKTDAPPETKEASPVEGGKERILFIDDEEVIAELGKSMLEKLGYQVTAMTDSIEALKLFSHDPTQFDVVVTDQTMPRMTGLALARKIRKIRGDMPVILCTGHSDSVSREKAIAAGLREFLMKPLTKREITRAIRQVLDAAAEE
- a CDS encoding response regulator, whose product is MSDSVCKPITILMADDDGDDCFLVSKAFKASKLCNDLRFVNDGEELMDYLYRRNKYEAEGESPRPGLILLDLNMPKKDGREALKEIKNDPALMGIPVVVLTTSKDEEDVLRSYNLGANSFITKPVTFDGLVEVVKSLGKYWFEIVELPGITRGR